From the genome of Pseudomonas hamedanensis:
GAAAAGTGCGAATTGATTTCCGAGCCGCCGGCAATCAGCGCGGCGGTCGCGTCCGGGTGCGGCAGGCTGACCGAGATATTGTCGAATTTCTTGAACTGGTCATCACCAAACTGTTTGGCGGTTTCGATCTGCAAGGTGCGCGACTGAAAACCTACGCCGGCAGCCGGCACGGCGATGCGATCCTTGTCACTGAAGTCCTTGAGGGTCTTGATGTTCGGGTTGTTGGTCAGCAGGTAGTTGGGCATCGAGCCCAACGCGGCGATGGCCTTGACGTTCTGCTTGCCTCGGGTGCGATCCCAGACGGTGAGCATTGGCGGTACGCCGGCAGACACCACGTCCAGAGCGCCGGTCAGCAGTGCTTCGTTCATCGCCGTCGCACCGGAAATGCTGTTCCAGTCGACCTTTATATCCAGGCCCTGCGCCTTGCCGTGCTTCTCGATCAGTTGCTGATCCCGTACCACGTCAAGAATCAGGTAGCCAATGCCGAACTGCTGGGCAATGCTGATTTTGCCTTCAGCCTGGGCCGCGCTGCTGAACAGCGCGCCCGCCGTCAGGGTCGCGGCCAATAGAGCCAGCGCGGAACGTTTGAACGATGGGGCCATGACAACCTCGCAGCTAAGGGAGTGAGCTGAAAGGCCTGACTTTATCGATATAAAAAGTATAAATTAAATACCTTTATTGCATAACGATAGCACTGAGTCATTTTGCTATCCATTGCACCGCTATCGCGAGCAGGCGATGGCCAACAACAGCCTGAAACAAAAAACTCAACTCAGCGAACAGCGGCTCTTCGTCCAGAACGCCCGCAAACACTGAGCGTCCGGCGATTTGCGAATCGTAGCCCAGCCATTTAAAAAGCCGATCAGCGCGCCTGCCCTTGGTATCATCACCCACACTTTTTTGACCCTTTCATGACATGCAGGCTTTTTTGTGAGCGCTCTTTTTAACCGGCTGCGGCGGCCGAATGTCCGCCTTCTTTCCCTCATCGTCCTGGTGCTGATCGTACCGGTTTGCCTGCGCACGGCGCTGGGCTGGTCGACGCCGCTGGGCTATTTGTCAGATCTGGCCGTTGGCAGTCTGCTGGTAGTAGCGCTGCATCGTTGTGCGTGGTGGCTGGCCTTGCCGGTGCTGTTGTTCTGGGCGCTGCTGGCGATCGCCACGGCGGAACTGGTCAGCGCAGTCGGCCGGCTGCCGACGCCTTCCGATGTTCATTATCTGATCGACCCGCAGTTCGTTGAAAACTCCACGGGCGGCGGACTTGCGCACCCTGCCCTGGCCATCGCTTTGTTGGTGGCACTGGTTTTCTGGCTGCTGACTCAATTTGTCGGGCGCGGC
Proteins encoded in this window:
- a CDS encoding ABC transporter substrate-binding protein yields the protein MAPSFKRSALALLAATLTAGALFSSAAQAEGKISIAQQFGIGYLILDVVRDQQLIEKHGKAQGLDIKVDWNSISGATAMNEALLTGALDVVSAGVPPMLTVWDRTRGKQNVKAIAALGSMPNYLLTNNPNIKTLKDFSDKDRIAVPAAGVGFQSRTLQIETAKQFGDDQFKKFDNISVSLPHPDATAALIAGGSEINSHFSSPPFQYQALQNPNVHKVLSSYDVLGGPGTFNVLYTTEKFHDQNPKTYKAFYDALAEAEKIIKADRPAAAQAYIRVEQSKLPLTLVEQIVQDPEIDFTVVPQRTFIYAQKLQELGVLKNKAASWKDYFFEEAHGGEGS